The Brachyhypopomus gauderio isolate BG-103 chromosome 1, BGAUD_0.2, whole genome shotgun sequence genome includes a window with the following:
- the LOC143512469 gene encoding uncharacterized protein LOC143512469 isoform X2: MLNTFVFSSAGLGTTLLSIADVDGVSDNSYDTYSDDIQDYRVPVRPTTITRVDITTTSPPAGGVRFIISAHGQPNPICYDIPAAQKLRLLQDSSSEFTMTGELVLYGGKGFKQIILHYEEKLLIISTHKINYSDGQNTKTFVWGQESSNHQTNNVSLILRDNEMDVTMGTMRVIFLLHAKSGDAFLWPAVRQQPIGMQGILGKTEVQYEELPGALVKIKDQEVKASWSTAVDYRLHSAPRIKCWLVPFQSAMQGELSDYTVLQL; encoded by the exons ATGCTCAATACCTTTGTTTTCTCTTCGGCAGGATTGGGAACTACACTGCTCAGCATAGCAG ACGTTGATGGCGTCTCAG ACAATTCATATGATACTTATTCAGATGATATTCAAG ATTACAGGGTGCCAGTGCGACCCACAACCATAACCAGAGTGGATATTACAACCACTTCTCCCCCAG CGGGTGGTGTAAGGTTCATAATTTCTGCTCATGGTCAGCCCAATCCGATCTGTTATGACATCCCTGCAGCACAGAAGCTCCGTCTCCTGCAGGACTCCTCCTCAG AATTCACTATGACTGGTGAGCTTGTGTTGTATGGAGGAAAAGGTTTCAAGCAAATCATTCTCCATTATGAAGAGAAACTGCTCATCATCAGCACCCATAAGATCAACTACTCTGATGGACAGAATACAAAGACATTTGTGTGGGGGCAGGAATCTAGCAACCATCAGACAAACAA TGTGTCTTTGATTCTAAGAGACAATGAAATGGATGTCACCATGGGAACAATGCGAGTTATTTTTCTCCTTCATGCAAAAAGTGGAGATGCATTTCTGTGGCCTGCTGTTCGGCAACAGCCAATAGGCATGCAAGGCATTCttg GAAAGACAGAAGTTCAGTATGAAGAACTGCCAGGAGCATTGGTTAAAATCAAGGATCAGGAGGTAAAGGCGTCCTG GAGCACTGCCGTGGATTACCGACTGCATTCAGCCCCACGTATTAAGTGCTGGCTTGTTCCTTTCCAATCTGCAATGCAGGGGGAGCTCTCTGACTACACTGTCTTACAACTGTAG
- the LOC143512469 gene encoding uncharacterized protein LOC143512469 isoform X3 yields the protein MLNTFVFSSAGLGTTLLSIADVDGVSDYRVPVRPTTITRVDITTTSPPAGGVRFIISAHGQPNPICYDIPAAQKLRLLQDSSSEFTMTGELVLYGGKGFKQIILHYEEKLLIISTHKINYSDGQNTKTFVWGQESSNHQTNNVSLILRDNEMDVTMGTMRVIFLLHAKSGDAFLWPAVRQQPIGMQGILGKTEVQYEELPGALVKIKDQEVKASWSTAVDYRLHSAPRIKCWLVPFQSAMQGELSDYTVLQL from the exons ATGCTCAATACCTTTGTTTTCTCTTCGGCAGGATTGGGAACTACACTGCTCAGCATAGCAG ACGTTGATGGCGTCTCAG ATTACAGGGTGCCAGTGCGACCCACAACCATAACCAGAGTGGATATTACAACCACTTCTCCCCCAG CGGGTGGTGTAAGGTTCATAATTTCTGCTCATGGTCAGCCCAATCCGATCTGTTATGACATCCCTGCAGCACAGAAGCTCCGTCTCCTGCAGGACTCCTCCTCAG AATTCACTATGACTGGTGAGCTTGTGTTGTATGGAGGAAAAGGTTTCAAGCAAATCATTCTCCATTATGAAGAGAAACTGCTCATCATCAGCACCCATAAGATCAACTACTCTGATGGACAGAATACAAAGACATTTGTGTGGGGGCAGGAATCTAGCAACCATCAGACAAACAA TGTGTCTTTGATTCTAAGAGACAATGAAATGGATGTCACCATGGGAACAATGCGAGTTATTTTTCTCCTTCATGCAAAAAGTGGAGATGCATTTCTGTGGCCTGCTGTTCGGCAACAGCCAATAGGCATGCAAGGCATTCttg GAAAGACAGAAGTTCAGTATGAAGAACTGCCAGGAGCATTGGTTAAAATCAAGGATCAGGAGGTAAAGGCGTCCTG GAGCACTGCCGTGGATTACCGACTGCATTCAGCCCCACGTATTAAGTGCTGGCTTGTTCCTTTCCAATCTGCAATGCAGGGGGAGCTCTCTGACTACACTGTCTTACAACTGTAG
- the LOC143512469 gene encoding uncharacterized protein LOC143512469 isoform X4: protein MASQVQAPPSVYYRVPVRPTTITRVDITTTSPPAGGVRFIISAHGQPNPICYDIPAAQKLRLLQDSSSEFTMTGELVLYGGKGFKQIILHYEEKLLIISTHKINYSDGQNTKTFVWGQESSNHQTNNVSLILRDNEMDVTMGTMRVIFLLHAKSGDAFLWPAVRQQPIGMQGILGKTEVQYEELPGALVKIKDQEVKASWSTAVDYRLHSAPRIKCWLVPFQSAMQGELSDYTVLQL from the exons ATGGCGTCTCAGGTACAAGCCCCTCCCTCAGTCT ATTACAGGGTGCCAGTGCGACCCACAACCATAACCAGAGTGGATATTACAACCACTTCTCCCCCAG CGGGTGGTGTAAGGTTCATAATTTCTGCTCATGGTCAGCCCAATCCGATCTGTTATGACATCCCTGCAGCACAGAAGCTCCGTCTCCTGCAGGACTCCTCCTCAG AATTCACTATGACTGGTGAGCTTGTGTTGTATGGAGGAAAAGGTTTCAAGCAAATCATTCTCCATTATGAAGAGAAACTGCTCATCATCAGCACCCATAAGATCAACTACTCTGATGGACAGAATACAAAGACATTTGTGTGGGGGCAGGAATCTAGCAACCATCAGACAAACAA TGTGTCTTTGATTCTAAGAGACAATGAAATGGATGTCACCATGGGAACAATGCGAGTTATTTTTCTCCTTCATGCAAAAAGTGGAGATGCATTTCTGTGGCCTGCTGTTCGGCAACAGCCAATAGGCATGCAAGGCATTCttg GAAAGACAGAAGTTCAGTATGAAGAACTGCCAGGAGCATTGGTTAAAATCAAGGATCAGGAGGTAAAGGCGTCCTG GAGCACTGCCGTGGATTACCGACTGCATTCAGCCCCACGTATTAAGTGCTGGCTTGTTCCTTTCCAATCTGCAATGCAGGGGGAGCTCTCTGACTACACTGTCTTACAACTGTAG
- the LOC143512469 gene encoding uncharacterized protein LOC143512469 isoform X1, translated as MSPGVKYRNNLSATVVLLAFDVQEMKLISYTCLSYYSDVSDTICAVSGLRCASVFTVLLSSKHISDYRVPVRPTTITRVDITTTSPPAGGVRFIISAHGQPNPICYDIPAAQKLRLLQDSSSEFTMTGELVLYGGKGFKQIILHYEEKLLIISTHKINYSDGQNTKTFVWGQESSNHQTNNVSLILRDNEMDVTMGTMRVIFLLHAKSGDAFLWPAVRQQPIGMQGILGKTEVQYEELPGALVKIKDQEVKASWSTAVDYRLHSAPRIKCWLVPFQSAMQGELSDYTVLQL; from the exons ATGTCACCTGGTGTGAAATACAGAAATAATCTTTCTGCCACAGTGGTTTTACTTGCTTTTGATGTACAAGAAATGAAGTTAATTTCTTACACTTGTCTTTCCTATTACAGTGATGTCTCTGATACAATATGTGCAGTGAGTGGGCTCAGGTGTGCTTCTGTATTTACAGTCCTTCTGTCATCTAAACACATTTCAGATTACAGGGTGCCAGTGCGACCCACAACCATAACCAGAGTGGATATTACAACCACTTCTCCCCCAG CGGGTGGTGTAAGGTTCATAATTTCTGCTCATGGTCAGCCCAATCCGATCTGTTATGACATCCCTGCAGCACAGAAGCTCCGTCTCCTGCAGGACTCCTCCTCAG AATTCACTATGACTGGTGAGCTTGTGTTGTATGGAGGAAAAGGTTTCAAGCAAATCATTCTCCATTATGAAGAGAAACTGCTCATCATCAGCACCCATAAGATCAACTACTCTGATGGACAGAATACAAAGACATTTGTGTGGGGGCAGGAATCTAGCAACCATCAGACAAACAA TGTGTCTTTGATTCTAAGAGACAATGAAATGGATGTCACCATGGGAACAATGCGAGTTATTTTTCTCCTTCATGCAAAAAGTGGAGATGCATTTCTGTGGCCTGCTGTTCGGCAACAGCCAATAGGCATGCAAGGCATTCttg GAAAGACAGAAGTTCAGTATGAAGAACTGCCAGGAGCATTGGTTAAAATCAAGGATCAGGAGGTAAAGGCGTCCTG GAGCACTGCCGTGGATTACCGACTGCATTCAGCCCCACGTATTAAGTGCTGGCTTGTTCCTTTCCAATCTGCAATGCAGGGGGAGCTCTCTGACTACACTGTCTTACAACTGTAG